From Ptychodera flava strain L36383 chromosome 2, AS_Pfla_20210202, whole genome shotgun sequence, the proteins below share one genomic window:
- the LOC139115993 gene encoding nucleoporin Nup37-like isoform X1 — protein sequence MVTQVMSMMLSLNQQKVNKLPVSVMITLAESGTWMDSRGRAFLCTHLLMVAEKKGTVRFYDLTTHQPIMSLDAGHVALMSADICFLDPVRIGCIANGNWMMWDSTRSSLPQENRQAHNEGGRNFRWSRVSENLFATTGQNEVKVFHLGHSQVPVSSSLPVTAGGLSWHATLPVCAVGGDRKVHLWMTEI from the exons ATGGTCACACAAGTTATGTCAATGATGTTGTCTTTGAACCAACAGAAGGTCAACAAATTGCCAGTGTCAGTGATGATCACACTTGCCGAGTCTGGGACTTGGATGGACTCCAGAGGGCGTGCTTTCCTTTGTACTCACCTG CTAATGGTGGCTGAAAAGAAAGGCACAGTCAGATTTTATGATCTCACAACCCACCAACCAATTATGTCACTAGATGCAGGTCATGTGGCCCTAATGTCGGCTGATATCTGCTTTCTTGATCCAGTTCGCATTGGTTGTATTGCAAATGGAAATTGGATGATGTGGGATTCCACAAGGTCAAG CCTGCCACAGGAGAACAGACAAGCTCACAATGAGGGTGGTAGAAATTTCAGATGGTCACGAGTCAGTGAGAATCTGTTTGCCACAACAGGACAAAATGAGGTCAAGGTATTCCATCTGGGACACTCACAG GTACCTGTGTCAAGTTCTTTACCAGTCACAGCAGGGGGTCTGAGTTGGCATGCTACTTTACCAGTTTGTGCTGTTGGTGGAGATAGGAAAGTACATCTATGGATGACAGAAATATAA
- the LOC139115993 gene encoding nucleoporin Nup37-like isoform X2 — MVAEKKGTVRFYDLTTHQPIMSLDAGHVALMSADICFLDPVRIGCIANGNWMMWDSTRSSLPQENRQAHNEGGRNFRWSRVSENLFATTGQNEVKVFHLGHSQVPVSSSLPVTAGGLSWHATLPVCAVGGDRKVHLWMTEI, encoded by the exons ATGGTGGCTGAAAAGAAAGGCACAGTCAGATTTTATGATCTCACAACCCACCAACCAATTATGTCACTAGATGCAGGTCATGTGGCCCTAATGTCGGCTGATATCTGCTTTCTTGATCCAGTTCGCATTGGTTGTATTGCAAATGGAAATTGGATGATGTGGGATTCCACAAGGTCAAG CCTGCCACAGGAGAACAGACAAGCTCACAATGAGGGTGGTAGAAATTTCAGATGGTCACGAGTCAGTGAGAATCTGTTTGCCACAACAGGACAAAATGAGGTCAAGGTATTCCATCTGGGACACTCACAG GTACCTGTGTCAAGTTCTTTACCAGTCACAGCAGGGGGTCTGAGTTGGCATGCTACTTTACCAGTTTGTGCTGTTGGTGGAGATAGGAAAGTACATCTATGGATGACAGAAATATAA